A region from the Planctomycetota bacterium genome encodes:
- a CDS encoding FAD-dependent oxidoreductase — translation MNHHTRRIVLAIVLLLAPAAFAADLADHYDVVIAGAGTGGTAAAVAAGRLGVSVLLVEPTDWVGGQAFAAAVTSMDEASRDLSVRSRGLYAELVRRGNAHYDKLNLSTDTCYNGKGHFCLEPRVGRAIFLSMLAGTPTVTLSLQSTVTKVVRDGDRITGLDLAVVSDDGKTTTHHIACTVLIDATEYGDVLPLTGATYRIGNRLSDQPVDPALPDPPMQDNTWTAVIREYESDPPEDFIFKSPPPNYTPEHFARGLAVDGSARNERPWNFDRFVRYRGMPDSHRMTQAQNGGKLPTRTHINFTNDYPFSVNDVEQPDLREQREYESIVRTLGLAYYIQHDMGLSHWAIADDEGYDGPYNQRRVEALIAKHPDLAPYRTMLVNMPVMPYVRESRRIVGLYTLTTADIRRDKPHHPRDFITSIAIADYPVDVHGSHSPAVLETDLDPVNLIPHKWGDNGMGPFQIPLGCLIPIKIDGLLAAEKNISQSRLANGATRLQPSTMLTGQAAGTLAALAALRHEPPRFVPAVLVQQKLLEARDPLTRERFDDLKKDDPLFIPAQLAVVHGALTMTDQNFHPDAAPTDADRAALMQFGVKDIPATRVAAAKIVADLLLKSAEGK, via the coding sequence ATGAATCATCACACCCGCCGAATCGTCCTCGCCATTGTGCTGCTCCTCGCGCCCGCCGCCTTCGCCGCCGACCTCGCCGATCATTATGACGTCGTCATCGCCGGCGCCGGCACCGGCGGGACCGCCGCCGCCGTCGCCGCCGGGCGCCTCGGCGTGTCCGTCCTGCTCGTCGAGCCCACCGACTGGGTCGGCGGCCAGGCCTTCGCCGCCGCCGTCACCAGCATGGACGAGGCCTCCCGCGACCTGAGCGTCCGATCCCGCGGCCTCTACGCCGAACTCGTCCGCCGCGGCAACGCCCACTACGACAAACTCAACCTCTCCACCGACACCTGCTACAACGGCAAGGGACACTTCTGCCTCGAGCCCCGCGTCGGCCGCGCCATCTTTCTGTCCATGCTCGCGGGCACTCCGACCGTGACCCTCTCCCTTCAATCGACCGTCACCAAAGTCGTCCGCGACGGCGACCGCATCACCGGCCTCGACCTCGCCGTCGTCTCCGACGATGGCAAAACGACGACCCATCACATCGCCTGCACCGTGCTGATCGACGCCACCGAATACGGCGACGTCCTCCCGCTGACCGGCGCGACCTACCGCATCGGCAATCGCCTGAGCGATCAGCCCGTCGATCCCGCGCTGCCCGATCCGCCGATGCAGGACAACACATGGACCGCCGTCATCCGTGAATACGAATCCGACCCCCCGGAGGATTTCATTTTCAAGTCGCCCCCGCCCAACTACACGCCCGAACATTTCGCCCGCGGCCTCGCCGTCGATGGCAGCGCCCGCAATGAGCGTCCGTGGAACTTTGACCGCTTTGTCCGCTACCGCGGCATGCCCGACTCGCACCGCATGACCCAAGCCCAAAACGGCGGCAAACTCCCCACGCGCACCCACATCAATTTCACCAACGATTACCCCTTCTCCGTCAACGACGTTGAGCAACCCGACCTCCGCGAGCAGCGTGAATACGAATCCATCGTCCGTACGCTCGGCCTCGCCTACTACATTCAACACGACATGGGCCTCTCGCATTGGGCCATCGCCGATGACGAGGGCTACGACGGTCCGTACAACCAGCGCCGCGTCGAGGCGCTCATCGCCAAGCACCCCGACCTCGCCCCGTACCGCACGATGCTCGTCAACATGCCTGTCATGCCCTACGTCCGCGAGTCCCGCCGCATCGTCGGCTTGTACACGCTCACGACCGCCGACATCCGGCGCGACAAGCCGCATCACCCGCGCGATTTCATTACGTCCATCGCCATCGCCGACTACCCCGTTGATGTGCACGGCTCGCACAGTCCCGCCGTCCTCGAAACAGACCTCGACCCCGTCAACCTCATCCCGCACAAATGGGGCGACAACGGCATGGGCCCGTTCCAGATTCCCCTCGGCTGCCTCATCCCCATCAAAATCGACGGCCTCCTCGCCGCCGAGAAAAACATCTCGCAGTCCCGCCTCGCCAACGGCGCGACCCGCCTCCAACCCTCCACCATGCTGACCGGTCAGGCCGCCGGAACCCTCGCCGCCCTCGCCGCGCTGCGTCATGAACCCCCGCGTTTCGTCCCCGCCGTGCTGGTGCAGCAGAAACTCCTCGAAGCCCGCGATCCCCTGACCCGCGAGCGTTTCGACGACCTCAAAAAAGACGACCCGCTCTTCATCCCCGCGCAGCTCGCCGTCGTGCATGGCGCCTTGACCATGACCGATCAGAACTTCCACCCCGAC